Genomic segment of Paraburkholderia agricolaris:
GAAAGCAGAACGCCCGTGCCTCGCGAACGAATCGCGAAAAAACACTCGTCTAGATTGTGCTGACTGTTGCATCTGCGTGGCCGTGGAAGGGGGGCAGATGCATGAGGACGCTGGGGTGGCTGAAAGCTGGCCCACGCGCCGCTGGAAGGCTTGAAACGAAAAAGGCCGGTGCTTTATTTGCCGCTTATGCAGAGTTCAAGCGGGGAAACGACCGACAAGCCTTCTTGTATAAAAACTGTCCAATTCAGGGTGTGGCGGGCCGGGGAAAAGGCAAGCGAAAGGCACGCGAAAACCACTTTGAAAAGAACGCGAATGAAGGTGAAATGCTGTTGGAAAGAGGCACATGATAGCACGATGACGGAGGATCGTGCAAACCCGGCGTGCGCAGGCCGTCCCCGGAAAGGCGCTCAATCCCTTACCGGATGGGGGATTCAGCGGATCGCGAAGGTATGGAAAGGCGGCTTAAAAACGGCCTGAAAATGTACTGACTGGTGAAGCCGGAGGCGCCCCGAAGAAGGACCGGTGAACGGAAAACAGACGAAAAAAAACCGCGCACCTGGCGCGGATTTTTTGTCTGACCCGGTTCAGTTCGGCGAGCGAGGCCGGATGCCGGGGAGCAAGCAATTATTCAGCCGGCGGCGGCACATAACCCTGCGCCGTATCCGCGCCTTCGCCGAAGAAGAACTTTTCCGTCTGCTTCATCAGATATTGGCGTGCGCGCGGATCGGCCATGTTCAGGCGGTTTTCGTTGATCAGCATGGTTTGCTGTTTCAACCAGGCTTGCCACGCTTCCTTCGAAATGCTTTCGTAGATCCGCTTGCCGAGTTCTCCCGGCAGCGGCGGGAAATCGAGGCCTTCGGCTTCCTTGCCGAGTTTCGCGCATTGAACCATACGAGTCATGCTGTGCTTCTCCTTTGTCGACCGGAGCGAGTGCTTCAGCACTTACTCTCCGGTCTCATAAAAAATAGTTACGGCGGGCAGTAGTCGCTTTATATAGGGACGTTCAGAGCTGTTTCATCAGCACGAGCGACTTGCGCTGCCAGTTATAGAGCCGGCGACGGTCTTCCGGCAGGTCGTCGACCGTGACCTTGACGAAGCCGCGCTTGAGGAACCAGTGTTCGGTACGTGTGGTGAGCACGAAAATCCGCGTCAAGCCACGCGCCCGTGCGCGTTGTTCGATGCGTTTGAGCAGACGTTCGCCGTCGCCGGTGCCTTGCGCTTCAGGCGCCACCGTGAGACAGGCCATTTCGCCGATGCGCTCCTGCGGGTACGGGTACAGCGCCGCGCAGCCGAACAGCACGCCATCGTGCTCGATGACCGAGAAATGATCGATGTCGCGTTCGATCTGGTGGCGGCCGCGCCGCACCAGCGTGCCGTCGGATTCGAGCGGTTCGATCAGCGAGAGAATCCCGCCGACGTCGTCCGGCGTGGCTTCGCGCAGGCTTTCGAGGTTCTCGTACGAGATCATCGTGCCCACGCCGTCGTGCAGGAACAGTTCGAGCAGCAGGCTGCCGTCGAGCGCGTAGGGGATGATATGCGCCCGCGCCACGCCGCCGCGGCAGGCGCGGATCGAATGTTTCAGGTAGAAGCCCGCGTCGCCGGTGACTTCGCCGCTTTCATGCAGCTTGTACGCGTCGTCGAGCGACAGTTCGCGCACCAGTTCGGGGCCGTCTTCGCCGGCTTCCATCAGGCCCGGCGTTTCGGTCAGGAACACAATCTTGTCGGCGCGCAGCGCGATCGCGGCCGCCGAGGCGACGTCTTCCATCGACAGATTGAAGGCTTCGCCGGTGGGCGAGAAGCCGAGCGGCGATAGCAGCACCAGTTTGCGGCTCGCGAGCGAGTGACGGATCGAATCCGCGTCGATCTTGCGCACCACGCCGGTGTGCTGGAAATCGACCCCGTCGAGAATGCCGACCGGGCGCGCCGTCACGAAGTTGCCGGACACCACGCTGATGTGCGCGTGCGCCATCGGCGTATTCGGCAGACCCTGGCTGATCGCCGCCTCGATATCCAGACGCACTTCGCCGGCCGCTTCTTTCGCCGATTCGAGCGCGCGCGCATCGGTAATGCGCATGCCGTGCGAGAACTCGGACTCCACGCCGTGCAGGCTCATCTGCTCTTCGACCTGCGGTCGCGAGCCGTGCACCAGCACGATCTGGATGCCCATGGCCTGCAGCAGCGCGATATCGGACACGAGCGCATTCAGGAGCCCCTGATGCACCACTTCGCCGCCGAAACCGACGACAAACGTCTTGTTACGGAACGCATGGATGTAAGGGGCGACTGAGCGCATCCAGTCGACGAATTGCGCATGCTGGGCGAGATCTTCCGTTGCTCCGGCGGGGGCCGGAACGCTCGCGGGCGCGGGGACGAGGTCGGTTTGGGAATTCATGCCGGGGATTATAATGCGCCCCCATGTCGAATGTACCCAAAAGTCCCGCTACGGCGAACGAGAATTCAGCGCCGGCCGCCGATCCGAAGAACGCCGGCGACACGCAGCGCCGCCATGCGCAGGACGCGAACCGCAACGCGCCGAAAACGGTGCGCGAGCCGCGTCGTGGCGCGGACGACGCGCAAGCGCCCGCGCCCAGGAAAAATCCCCCTCAGGGCGGCCGTCGCGAAGCCGCTGCGCCCGCTCAAAAAGCGCCGCAAACGGACGAAGCCGGGCGCAATGCGCGCCGTGAAGCTCGCCCGCCACGCCCGCGGCGTGTCGTCGAGCCGAATCCGATTCCGCCGATCACGTTCCCCGAAGCGCTGCCGGTCTCCGGCCGCCGCGAGGAGATCGCACGCGCGATCGCGCAGAATCAGGTCGTGATCGTCTGCGGTGAGACCGGTTCGGGCAAGACGACCCAGTTGCCGAAAATCTGCCTCGAACTCGGGCGGGGTCTCGGCGCGGGCGGCACCGGTCTGATCGGCCATACGCAGCCGCGCCGGATCGCGGCATCGGCAACGGGCCGCCGGATTGCGGAAGAACTCGGCACGCCGTTCGGCGAAGTGGTCGGCTACAAGGTGCGTTTCACCGATAACCTGTCGCCGGGCGCGTCGGTCAAGCTGATGACCGACGGCATTCTGCTCGCCGAAACGCAGACCGATCCGCTGCTCAACGCGTACGACACGCTGATCATCGACGAAGCGCACGAGCGCAGCCTGAACATCGATTTTCTGCTCGGCTATCTGAAGGAAATTCTCGTCAAGCGTCCCGATCTGAAGCTGATCGTGACCTCGGCGACGATCGACGCCGACCGTTTCGCGCGCCATTTCGGCAGCGACGAGAAACCCGCGCCGGTGATCGAAGTAAGCGGGCGGCTCTATCCGGTCGAAGTGCGTTACCGGCCAGTCGTGGAAGACAGTCCGGCGGTGAAGGCGGCGCAAGGAACTTCGACAGCGTCGCGCGAAGCGCGCGAGCGGCCGAAAACCCAGCGCGAGACGGACCGCGATCTGATGGAAGCGATCGTCGACGCCGTCGACGAACTGTGCCGCGAAGGTCCCGGCGATGTGCTGGTGTTCCTGCCCGGCGAGCGCGAAATTCGCGATGCCGCCGAAGCGCTGCGCAAGCACCATCCGCCGCACACGGAAATTCTGCCGTTGTTCGCGCGCCTCTCGGCCGCGGAACAGGAACGCGTGTTCCGCACGTCGAACGCGCGCCGCATCGTGCTGGCCACCAACGTCGCCGAAACCTCGCTGACGGTGCCCGGGATTCGCTACGTGGTCGACACGGGTCTGGCGCGCGTGAAGCGCTACTCGTACCGCAACAAGGTCGAACAGCTGCAGGTCGAGTCGATTTCGCAAGCCGCCGCGAATCAGCGGGCAGGGCGTTGCGGCCGGGTGGCCGACGGCGTCTGCATTCGTCTGTATGAGGAAAGCGACTTTCAGGGCCGGGTGCGCTTCACTGATCCGGAAATCTTGCGCTCATCGCTGGCGTCGGTGATTTTGCGGATGAAGTCGCTGCACCTGACGGCGATCGAAACGTTTCCGTTCATCGAGCCGCCGCCGGGCCGCGCGATTGCCGATGGCTATCAGCTGCTCAACGAACTCGGCGCGGTCGACGACGACAACCAGCTCACGCCGCTTGGGCGAGAGCTCGCGCGATTACCGCTCGATCCGCGCATCGGCCGGATGATTCTCGCCGCGCGCGATCAGCAGGCGCTCAAGGAAGTGCTCATCATTGCCAGCGCGTTGTCGGTGCAGGACCCGCGCGACCGGCCGATCGAAGCGCAGGAGCAGGCCGATCAGGCGCATCGCCGTTTCGCTGACGAGCGCTCCGAATTCCTCCAGTGGCTGAAAATCTGGAACTGGTTCGAAGAAGCGATCGCGCACAAGAAGTCGAACAAGCAGTTGCACGACGAGTGCCGCAAGAACTTCCTGTCACAACTGCGGCTGCGCGAATGGCGCGATGTGCATTCGCAACTGCTGACCGTGGTGCGTGAACACGGCTGGCGTCTGAACGAAGCCGAAGCGACCTTCGAGCAGATCCATCTGGCGCTGTTGACCGGCCTGCTCGGCAACATCGGCCTGAAAGCCGACGATGAACCGTATTACCTCGGCGCGCGCAGCATCAAGTTCTACCTGTGGCCGGGTTCCGCGCTGGTGAAGAAGGCCGGCAAGTGGGTGATGGCCGCGGAACTGGTCGAAACGAGCCGGCTGTACGCGCGCTGTATCGCGAAGATCGAGCCGGAGTGGATCGAGAAGATCGGCTCGCATCTGTTGAAAAAATCGCTCTCGGAGCCGCATTGGGAGAAGCGCGCGGCACAGGTGTCGGCGTTCGAGCGCGCGATGCTGTACGGCCTGCCGATCTATCACCGGCGGCGCGTGAGCTTCGGCAAGCAGGACCCGTCGCGGGCGCGCGAGCTGTTCATTCGCGGTGCGCTGGTGGAAGGCGAATTCGATACGAAGCTGGCGTTTTTCGCGCATAACCGCAAGCTGCTCGCCGATATCGAGCAACTGGAACACAAGTCGCGCCGTCAGGACGTGCTGGTCGACGACGAACTGATCTTCGGCTTCTACGACCAGGCGATTCCGCAAGGCATTTACACGGGGGCGTCGTTCGAGCGCTGGTATCGCGATGAGCTGAAAAAGAGCGGCCAGCAGGAAGACAAGCTGCGCCTGCTGTATCTGTCGCGCGACGATCTGATGCGGCACGAAGCCGCCGGGGTGACGACCGATCTG
This window contains:
- a CDS encoding oxidative damage protection protein, with the translated sequence MTRMVQCAKLGKEAEGLDFPPLPGELGKRIYESISKEAWQAWLKQQTMLINENRLNMADPRARQYLMKQTEKFFFGEGADTAQGYVPPPAE
- the argA gene encoding amino-acid N-acetyltransferase, which produces MNSQTDLVPAPASVPAPAGATEDLAQHAQFVDWMRSVAPYIHAFRNKTFVVGFGGEVVHQGLLNALVSDIALLQAMGIQIVLVHGSRPQVEEQMSLHGVESEFSHGMRITDARALESAKEAAGEVRLDIEAAISQGLPNTPMAHAHISVVSGNFVTARPVGILDGVDFQHTGVVRKIDADSIRHSLASRKLVLLSPLGFSPTGEAFNLSMEDVASAAAIALRADKIVFLTETPGLMEAGEDGPELVRELSLDDAYKLHESGEVTGDAGFYLKHSIRACRGGVARAHIIPYALDGSLLLELFLHDGVGTMISYENLESLREATPDDVGGILSLIEPLESDGTLVRRGRHQIERDIDHFSVIEHDGVLFGCAALYPYPQERIGEMACLTVAPEAQGTGDGERLLKRIEQRARARGLTRIFVLTTRTEHWFLKRGFVKVTVDDLPEDRRRLYNWQRKSLVLMKQL
- the hrpA gene encoding ATP-dependent RNA helicase HrpA, producing the protein MSNVPKSPATANENSAPAADPKNAGDTQRRHAQDANRNAPKTVREPRRGADDAQAPAPRKNPPQGGRREAAAPAQKAPQTDEAGRNARREARPPRPRRVVEPNPIPPITFPEALPVSGRREEIARAIAQNQVVIVCGETGSGKTTQLPKICLELGRGLGAGGTGLIGHTQPRRIAASATGRRIAEELGTPFGEVVGYKVRFTDNLSPGASVKLMTDGILLAETQTDPLLNAYDTLIIDEAHERSLNIDFLLGYLKEILVKRPDLKLIVTSATIDADRFARHFGSDEKPAPVIEVSGRLYPVEVRYRPVVEDSPAVKAAQGTSTASREARERPKTQRETDRDLMEAIVDAVDELCREGPGDVLVFLPGEREIRDAAEALRKHHPPHTEILPLFARLSAAEQERVFRTSNARRIVLATNVAETSLTVPGIRYVVDTGLARVKRYSYRNKVEQLQVESISQAAANQRAGRCGRVADGVCIRLYEESDFQGRVRFTDPEILRSSLASVILRMKSLHLTAIETFPFIEPPPGRAIADGYQLLNELGAVDDDNQLTPLGRELARLPLDPRIGRMILAARDQQALKEVLIIASALSVQDPRDRPIEAQEQADQAHRRFADERSEFLQWLKIWNWFEEAIAHKKSNKQLHDECRKNFLSQLRLREWRDVHSQLLTVVREHGWRLNEAEATFEQIHLALLTGLLGNIGLKADDEPYYLGARSIKFYLWPGSALVKKAGKWVMAAELVETSRLYARCIAKIEPEWIEKIGSHLLKKSLSEPHWEKRAAQVSAFERAMLYGLPIYHRRRVSFGKQDPSRARELFIRGALVEGEFDTKLAFFAHNRKLLADIEQLEHKSRRQDVLVDDELIFGFYDQAIPQGIYTGASFERWYRDELKKSGQQEDKLRLLYLSRDDLMRHEAAGVTTDLFPKRMTMAGVEMMLTYHFEPGSPRDGVTLAVPLYALNQVDARRCEWLVPGMLKEKTQLLLKSLPQKLRRHCVPLPEFAAGFVERHSGPRFGAGGLLESLIADIREQTQVAMKQADFKLETLTPHLFMNFKVIDEHGRQLAMGRNLSQLRAELGGQAQQHFQKIASGAAGIALADAGGGGGVAAGVQAGGSGGADRAGLRGKSAAVPGPQTASQDGTQGTALYEKLTTWNFGKLPELLEIRRGGQTLFGYPALVDRGTHCDVEVFDSPDEAARIHRAGLRRLFALQLKEPIKYLEKNLPGLREMAMQFMPRGTQEELRDQLIDTALDRACLQDPLPDDDVSFHTRRDEGRSRLTLLAQEISRLVGQILNEYATVTKKLVQAKSFTTPYADMQNQLDGLIGKRFVVDTPYPQLAHFPRYLKGMALRVDKLKADPARDARQFAEFQPLQQNYQRALAQRGGVLDPRLSEFRWLLEELRISLFAQELRTPMPVSVKRLHKVWESMQR